One Candidatus Marinarcus aquaticus genomic window carries:
- the nuoL gene encoding NADH-quinone oxidoreductase subunit L, giving the protein MHTSFLVWIILAPLIGSILNAAFYIYHIKRKPLPESLFAWIGTVTPFLAFLFTLCLFTQMYQTGVTFEQSVFTWMDIGGLTIEMKFLGDNLAIFMSMFVTFVGWLIHIYAVGYMKGDEGFGKFFAYFNLFLASMLILVLADNPIILFIGWEGVGVCSYLLISFYYTDAQNVIAGNKAFIANRVGDLGFILGVVTLFFALNKTGLSFSDMEANIDLASGSMLAVAGFLLFVGAMGKSAQVPLYVWLPDAMAGPTPISALIHAATMVTAGVYMVARFHFLYTGVEDIGLFISYIGAISALLAAVIATRQTDIKKILAYSTMSQLGYMFIAVGLGFYSSGLFHVFTHAFFKAMLFMGAGAAILALHHEQNIFKMAQHRVYQPIVKATFLIGVIAISGIPPFSGFFSKDAILAAAYQEGEFVLYGIGIFTAFLTAFYMFRLYFVVFVAPNGHDVHYASTDKTITFPLLVLAIGAVFAGFLNFPAIFGGSHMVDTWLAQTNSIELHMSHATEYILMLSSIVVASLGILVAYLKYGKYDVSVEEKEDGIIGNKFYIDELYDILFVKSLQKVSQFFDKVVDDKIVDGFIMMVSREFIEFGKKLAFLQNANVRFYALYMLIGMSCTFLYLYNTLIGQ; this is encoded by the coding sequence ATGCATACTTCTTTTTTAGTTTGGATTATTTTAGCACCACTGATTGGTTCTATTTTAAATGCAGCTTTTTACATCTATCACATTAAAAGAAAGCCTCTTCCAGAGTCACTGTTTGCTTGGATTGGAACAGTAACTCCGTTTCTTGCTTTTCTTTTTACACTGTGCTTATTTACTCAAATGTACCAGACTGGGGTCACATTTGAGCAGTCTGTATTTACTTGGATGGACATTGGTGGTTTAACCATTGAGATGAAATTCTTAGGGGATAACCTTGCAATTTTCATGTCAATGTTTGTTACGTTTGTTGGATGGTTGATTCACATCTATGCTGTTGGATATATGAAGGGAGATGAAGGGTTTGGTAAATTCTTCGCTTACTTCAACTTGTTCTTAGCATCAATGTTGATCCTTGTGCTTGCAGATAACCCAATTATTCTTTTCATCGGATGGGAAGGCGTTGGTGTTTGTTCATACTTGCTTATCTCATTTTATTACACCGATGCGCAAAATGTTATTGCAGGTAATAAAGCGTTTATTGCAAACCGTGTGGGTGATCTTGGGTTTATCCTTGGGGTTGTTACACTCTTCTTCGCATTGAACAAAACAGGATTAAGCTTCTCAGACATGGAAGCAAACATTGATTTGGCTTCAGGAAGCATGTTAGCTGTTGCAGGTTTCTTACTCTTTGTGGGTGCAATGGGTAAATCAGCACAAGTCCCTTTATATGTATGGCTTCCAGATGCGATGGCAGGTCCAACACCAATTTCAGCACTGATTCACGCAGCAACCATGGTTACTGCAGGGGTATATATGGTGGCACGTTTCCACTTCTTATATACAGGAGTGGAAGACATTGGATTGTTCATTTCATACATTGGCGCCATTTCAGCACTGCTTGCAGCCGTGATTGCAACACGACAAACGGATATTAAAAAGATTCTTGCTTACTCTACAATGAGTCAGTTGGGCTATATGTTTATTGCTGTGGGTCTTGGTTTTTACAGTTCAGGGCTTTTCCATGTATTCACACACGCCTTTTTTAAAGCGATGCTGTTCATGGGAGCAGGTGCAGCTATTTTAGCTCTACACCACGAACAAAACATCTTCAAAATGGCTCAACACAGAGTGTACCAACCCATTGTAAAAGCAACTTTTTTAATTGGGGTCATTGCGATTTCAGGTATTCCTCCATTTTCTGGATTCTTCTCAAAAGATGCAATTTTAGCTGCAGCATACCAAGAGGGTGAGTTTGTTCTCTATGGAATTGGTATTTTCACGGCATTCTTAACAGCATTTTATATGTTCCGATTGTATTTTGTTGTATTCGTTGCGCCAAATGGTCATGACGTACACTATGCATCAACTGATAAAACCATCACCTTCCCTCTTTTAGTCTTAGCTATTGGGGCAGTGTTTGCAGGGTTCTTAAACTTTCCAGCCATTTTTGGTGGAAGTCATATGGTCGATACATGGTTGGCACAAACCAACTCGATTGAGTTACACATGTCGCACGCTACAGAGTATATCTTGATGTTATCAAGTATCGTGGTTGCGTCACTTGGTATTTTAGTGGCGTACTTAAAATATGGTAAATATGATGTATCTGTAGAAGAGAAAGAGGATGGCATCATTGGAAACAAATTCTACATTGATGAGTTATATGACATTCTGTTTGTAAAATCTTTACAAAAAGTGAGTCAATTCTTCGACAAAGTTGTGGATGACAAAATTGTGGATGGTTTTATTATGATGGTCAGCCGAGAGTTTATCGAATTCGGTAAAAAACTTGCGTTTTTACAAAATGCAAACGTAAGATTTTATGCATTGTATATGCTTATAGGTATGAGTTGTACATTCTTATATCTTTACAACACACTAATAGGACAGTAG
- the nuoK gene encoding NADH-quinone oxidoreductase subunit NuoK yields MTSLLGYATISMILFSIGVIGVIARRNIFIIYMSIELMLNAINLFLVTFARYHFNMDAQIISIMVVAIAAAEAAIFLSVIILLFRSKGKLDTDIFTELKQEVE; encoded by the coding sequence TTGACTAGTTTATTAGGTTACGCAACCATCTCTATGATCCTCTTTTCTATTGGAGTCATTGGAGTCATTGCACGAAGAAACATCTTTATTATTTATATGTCCATTGAGTTGATGTTAAATGCAATCAACCTCTTCTTGGTTACATTTGCACGATACCATTTCAACATGGATGCACAAATCATCTCTATTATGGTCGTAGCAATTGCTGCAGCAGAAGCAGCTATTTTCTTATCTGTGATTATCTTACTGTTTAGAAGTAAAGGTAAACTTGATACAGATATCTTTACTGAATTAAAACAGGAGGTAGAATAA
- a CDS encoding NADH-quinone oxidoreductase subunit J, with amino-acid sequence MIDFMFVALGFFAITGAIAMLLYKSPIYAALGLLISVLSIGGLFALLSASFMFMVQLIVYAGAILTLLLFILMYLNINEEDLPKEPNRNFLIGLGIAIMVPINALILDAVSKLPAADMSVVAEGFGGIKELGLKLFTEWLVPFELISILLLVALVGAIVLAKKKDRKELN; translated from the coding sequence ATGATTGATTTTATGTTTGTTGCACTGGGTTTCTTTGCTATTACCGGTGCAATTGCAATGCTTTTATATAAAAGCCCTATTTATGCCGCTTTAGGACTTTTAATCTCAGTATTGTCAATTGGAGGATTGTTTGCATTATTAAGCGCTTCATTTATGTTTATGGTGCAACTCATTGTGTATGCAGGTGCAATCTTAACGCTGTTGTTGTTCATCTTAATGTACTTAAATATCAATGAAGAGGATCTGCCAAAGGAGCCAAATCGAAACTTTTTAATTGGTTTGGGTATTGCCATTATGGTACCTATTAATGCACTGATTTTAGATGCGGTTTCAAAACTGCCTGCAGCAGACATGTCCGTTGTTGCAGAAGGTTTTGGTGGAATTAAAGAGCTTGGTTTAAAACTCTTTACAGAGTGGTTGGTACCATTTGAGTTGATTTCAATCTTGCTTTTAGTGGCGCTTGTGGGTGCCATTGTATTAGCCAAGAAAAAAGATAGAAAGGAGTTAAATTGA
- a CDS encoding NuoI/complex I 23 kDa subunit family protein, with protein MGVKVIERHGSSLKDRLYIPAIAGGMKTTFKKFVTNLKDTSNLETLQYPEVQPTDITERYRGVHRLTKWDDGSEKCVACYMCATACPAQCIFIDAEERTDGVSEKRPKEFKIDLLECVFCGYCVDACPCDAIRMDTGIFSFTGDKREDFVVDKKRLMSHEAYTKEESDND; from the coding sequence ATGGGTGTAAAAGTAATTGAACGACACGGAAGCTCGTTAAAAGACAGACTCTATATCCCTGCTATTGCAGGTGGTATGAAGACGACATTTAAAAAGTTCGTAACCAACTTAAAAGACACATCAAACTTAGAGACACTGCAATATCCAGAGGTTCAACCTACAGATATTACAGAACGATACCGAGGGGTTCATCGTTTGACTAAATGGGATGATGGAAGTGAGAAGTGTGTTGCATGTTATATGTGTGCAACAGCTTGTCCTGCTCAATGTATCTTTATTGATGCCGAAGAGAGAACCGATGGGGTATCTGAAAAACGTCCTAAAGAGTTTAAAATTGATCTTTTAGAGTGTGTATTTTGTGGTTATTGTGTGGATGCTTGTCCGTGTGACGCGATTCGAATGGACACAGGAATTTTCAGTTTTACAGGGGATAAAAGAGAAGATTTTGTGGTCGATAAAAAACGTTTAATGTCTCATGAAGCGTACACAAAAGAGGAGTCTGATAATGATTGA
- a CDS encoding complex I subunit 1/NuoH family protein, whose protein sequence is MDFVSVIIIIVNILLAVKLAVGTTPILVWWERRVAGFIQGRTGPNRCNIAGIRLGGLIQSIADMLKLVFKEDFTPGHIKYKFFFTIAPAIVFFCSLLTFAVIPFADTLFIDGQAHMMQAIPMHLGIMWFLAYAGLATYGIILGGYSSNSKYGLLSSIRTTAQVISYEASMALAIISVILSYGSIHLNDMVTAQGELLFGFLPSWGIIIQPLAALIFIVCAFAEANRTPFDIAEGESEIVAGYHTEYSAMRFGLFQVGEFAAMGASAAFITTLFLGGYHIPWMDTATLKANIDNVLMVLILLIPVLTLLFIGWMQKNNTWDNPNDPRAKETAILTKVFLGLGGVVTVSLAYVFLSGLSENGVNIATAVIQISTFMLKFFFVCFVFIWVRWTLLRFRYDQLQMLGWKVLLPLALLNIFITALVVVFAGS, encoded by the coding sequence ATGGATTTCGTATCAGTTATTATCATAATTGTTAACATTCTACTGGCTGTGAAACTTGCAGTTGGTACGACACCCATCTTAGTATGGTGGGAGAGACGGGTTGCTGGTTTCATCCAAGGACGAACCGGACCTAACCGATGTAATATTGCGGGTATCAGGCTGGGTGGTTTGATTCAAAGTATTGCAGATATGTTAAAACTAGTATTTAAAGAGGACTTTACTCCAGGACATATCAAGTATAAGTTCTTCTTTACAATTGCGCCTGCAATTGTATTCTTTTGTTCTTTATTAACATTCGCTGTTATTCCATTTGCTGATACCCTCTTTATTGATGGTCAAGCACATATGATGCAAGCCATTCCAATGCATTTAGGAATCATGTGGTTTTTAGCATATGCAGGACTTGCAACCTATGGAATCATTCTAGGGGGTTACTCTTCAAACAGTAAGTATGGTCTTTTAAGTTCGATTCGTACAACCGCACAAGTTATCTCTTATGAAGCTTCAATGGCATTAGCAATCATCTCAGTGATTTTATCGTATGGTTCAATTCACTTAAATGATATGGTTACAGCACAAGGTGAATTACTCTTTGGTTTCTTACCATCATGGGGAATTATCATTCAGCCATTAGCTGCTCTTATTTTCATCGTGTGTGCGTTTGCTGAAGCCAACCGAACACCGTTTGATATTGCCGAAGGTGAGTCAGAAATTGTTGCTGGGTATCACACAGAGTACTCTGCAATGAGATTTGGTCTTTTCCAAGTAGGTGAATTTGCTGCCATGGGTGCATCAGCTGCATTTATTACCACTTTGTTCCTTGGTGGTTATCACATCCCTTGGATGGACACAGCAACACTTAAAGCCAACATTGACAACGTGTTAATGGTATTGATTCTTTTAATTCCAGTATTAACACTTCTTTTCATTGGTTGGATGCAAAAAAACAACACTTGGGATAATCCAAATGACCCACGAGCAAAAGAGACTGCTATTCTGACCAAAGTATTCTTAGGTCTTGGTGGAGTTGTTACGGTTTCTTTGGCGTATGTTTTTTTAAGTGGCTTAAGTGAAAACGGTGTCAACATTGCAACAGCCGTGATTCAAATCAGTACATTCATGTTGAAATTCTTTTTTGTATGTTTTGTATTTATTTGGGTGAGATGGACGCTACTGAGATTTCGATATGACCAACTGCAAATGCTTGGTTGGAAAGTATTGTTGCCATTGGCATTATTAAATATTTTTATTACAGCATTAGTTGTTGTATTCGCAGGAAGTTAA
- a CDS encoding 2Fe-2S iron-sulfur cluster-binding protein codes for MGEMVKISVNDQELEAAKGSLLIDALIKENIHIPHFCYHQALGKDGNCRMCMVEIEGQKRPQIACDTPVKEGMIVRTKGEKIEGVRRDILELQLVNHPLDCPTCDQAGECKLQDYYMDSGFYVNRVNVQKNHALKSVDLGRNVMLDQERCVLCTRCVRFFKNVTKTNELGVHSRADHSVIGTFPGMELQSEYSMNVVDLCPVGALTSKDFRFQQRVWFMESFEAICNGCSKGCNIHVDHRKGKYEDDAIFRFRPRVNEAVNGHFICDTGRLSYHQENEERFVSSLLNKSEENINNIKASFVKALNDNQNILFVVSPTLSCEELKAAQELAVKTKATINGYSPQYIDEAFKDELLHTNDRSCNRKAFEEININEDEKVFNNALQSSTLIIILENSYFEDKTELLKGKTVVNFTSHNSAVNEVANIAVATKSFLEKSGTYINVDGIKQEVISQMKKENPSVDVKEFLDTINRML; via the coding sequence ATGGGTGAAATGGTTAAGATATCAGTAAATGATCAAGAGTTAGAAGCAGCAAAAGGGAGTTTACTTATTGATGCTTTGATAAAGGAGAATATTCATATTCCCCACTTTTGTTATCACCAAGCCCTTGGTAAAGATGGAAACTGTCGTATGTGTATGGTGGAAATCGAAGGGCAAAAACGTCCACAAATTGCATGTGATACACCAGTTAAAGAGGGTATGATTGTTCGTACCAAAGGTGAAAAAATTGAAGGTGTAAGAAGAGATATCTTAGAGCTTCAACTTGTAAACCACCCTCTTGATTGCCCAACATGTGACCAAGCAGGTGAATGTAAACTACAAGACTACTATATGGACAGTGGTTTTTATGTCAACCGAGTGAATGTTCAAAAGAACCATGCACTCAAAAGCGTTGACTTAGGTCGAAACGTTATGTTAGACCAAGAGCGATGTGTTTTATGTACACGTTGTGTTCGATTCTTTAAAAACGTCACCAAAACCAATGAACTCGGTGTTCATTCAAGAGCTGACCACTCTGTGATTGGAACGTTTCCAGGAATGGAACTTCAAAGTGAATACTCAATGAACGTTGTTGATTTATGCCCCGTGGGAGCTTTAACAAGTAAAGATTTTCGATTCCAACAAAGAGTGTGGTTCATGGAATCATTTGAAGCGATTTGTAATGGGTGTTCAAAAGGGTGTAATATTCATGTGGATCATAGAAAAGGGAAATATGAAGATGACGCCATTTTCAGATTCCGACCACGAGTCAATGAGGCAGTGAATGGACACTTCATTTGTGATACAGGACGTCTTTCATATCACCAAGAAAATGAAGAGCGATTTGTCAGCTCTTTATTAAACAAAAGTGAAGAGAACATCAATAACATCAAAGCTTCATTTGTAAAAGCTCTTAACGACAACCAAAACATCTTGTTTGTTGTTTCTCCTACACTTTCATGCGAAGAGTTAAAAGCAGCTCAAGAGTTGGCTGTAAAAACAAAAGCAACGATTAATGGATACTCTCCACAATACATTGATGAAGCGTTTAAAGATGAGTTGCTTCATACCAATGACCGATCTTGCAACAGAAAAGCATTTGAAGAGATCAACATCAATGAAGATGAAAAGGTGTTTAATAATGCTTTACAAAGCTCAACCTTAATCATCATTCTAGAAAACAGTTATTTTGAAGATAAAACAGAGTTACTCAAGGGGAAAACTGTGGTGAACTTCACTTCACATAACTCAGCTGTGAATGAAGTTGCAAATATCGCCGTTGCAACCAAATCATTCTTAGAAAAATCGGGAACGTACATCAATGTTGATGGCATTAAACAAGAAGTCATTTCACAAATGAAAAAAGAGAATCCTAGTGTGGATGTGAAAGAGTTCTTAGATACCATCAACAGAATGCTTTAA
- a CDS encoding citrate synthase, protein MAKNTMTLTDNRNGKSYEYDIVSGTRGPDVVNISTFYKDSGMFTYDPGYTSTASCESKITFIDGENSELRYRGYPIQELAGKHSYLDVCYLLMRGRLPSPEESKGFDLEIRHRSFINEGLVRIFDAFPDGAHPMATLGAAVMALSTFYKEHLNLEDEAEFKEMRRRIVAKMPTIAAMAYRNSIGVPMIYPDVDRYFTENFLYMLRAYPGGKMKNLGNGLKDEIKQVEVDALDAIFTLHADHEQNASTTTVRNVASTEAHPYVAIASGIAALWGSAHGGANEKVMDQLRMIGDVKNVPSYIAKAKDKNDPFRLMGFGHRVYKNRDPRAETLKGLQDKLREELNLDSQLLDVAAAVEEAALKDDYFKDRGLYPNIDFYSGVILTALRIPVEMFTPIFVIGRTVGWITQWSELKQDPAHRIARPRQLYTGK, encoded by the coding sequence ATGGCGAAGAATACAATGACGTTGACAGACAACAGAAATGGTAAATCATACGAGTATGATATTGTAAGTGGTACAAGAGGACCAGACGTAGTTAATATCTCTACATTCTATAAAGATTCTGGTATGTTCACTTATGACCCAGGTTATACGTCAACTGCAAGTTGTGAATCTAAAATTACTTTCATTGATGGTGAAAATTCAGAGTTAAGATACAGAGGTTACCCAATCCAAGAGCTTGCTGGTAAACACTCGTATTTAGATGTTTGTTACTTATTAATGAGAGGAAGATTACCTTCTCCTGAAGAGTCAAAAGGTTTCGATTTAGAGATCCGACACCGATCTTTCATCAACGAAGGTTTAGTACGAATTTTTGACGCATTCCCAGATGGTGCACACCCAATGGCGACACTTGGTGCAGCAGTGATGGCTTTATCAACATTTTATAAAGAGCACTTAAACTTAGAAGATGAAGCTGAGTTTAAAGAGATGAGAAGAAGAATTGTAGCAAAAATGCCTACAATTGCTGCGATGGCTTATAGAAACTCTATTGGGGTTCCAATGATTTATCCAGATGTAGACCGATACTTCACTGAAAACTTCTTATACATGTTAAGAGCTTACCCTGGTGGAAAAATGAAAAACCTAGGGAACGGCTTAAAAGATGAAATCAAACAAGTTGAAGTGGATGCATTAGATGCTATTTTTACACTGCATGCGGATCATGAGCAAAATGCCTCTACAACAACTGTTAGAAACGTTGCTTCAACTGAAGCGCACCCATATGTGGCTATTGCTTCGGGTATTGCTGCATTATGGGGATCTGCTCACGGTGGTGCCAATGAAAAAGTGATGGATCAATTACGAATGATTGGGGATGTTAAAAACGTGCCTTCATACATTGCAAAAGCAAAAGACAAAAATGATCCATTCAGATTGATGGGATTTGGTCACCGAGTTTATAAAAACAGGGACCCAAGAGCAGAGACTTTAAAAGGGTTACAAGACAAATTAAGAGAAGAGTTAAATCTTGACTCTCAACTGTTAGACGTCGCAGCAGCAGTTGAAGAAGCAGCACTTAAAGATGACTACTTCAAAGACAGAGGATTGTATCCAAACATCGACTTCTATTCAGGTGTTATTTTAACAGCACTTCGAATTCCAGTAGAGATGTTTACACCAATCTTCGTTATTGGTAGAACCGTAGGATGGATTACACAATGGTCAGAATTAAAACAAGATCCAGCACACAGAATTGCAAGACCAAGACAATTATATACAGGTAAATAA